Proteins from one Bactrocera neohumeralis isolate Rockhampton chromosome 3, APGP_CSIRO_Bneo_wtdbg2-racon-allhic-juicebox.fasta_v2, whole genome shotgun sequence genomic window:
- the LOC126754138 gene encoding uncharacterized protein LOC126754138, which translates to MQSTILASVLVILLAVQQGAAIKCYVCNSHKDANCALDIPPEHLLKDCEEDYSTRGKGIPTYCRKISQIIEFSVNNLPPDSRVIRSCGFLNQTSTNYCYQRAGFGGRQVVCSCDKDNCNGAGALNLSIGVMFAAAAASGWAVLSLLKRSLV; encoded by the exons atGCAGTCAACAATCCTCGCTAGCGTTTTGGTGATTCTATTGGCCGTACAGCAGG GTGCCGCCATCAAGTGTTACGTATGCAACAGTCACAAGGATGCCAATTGCGCACTGGACATACCGCCAGAACATTTACTCAAGGACTGCGAAGAGGATTATTCGACACGCGGCAAAGGTATACCGACCTACTGTCGCAAAATCTCGCAAATCATTGAATTCTCAGTAAATAACT TACCACCAGACAGTCGCGTCATACGCTCTTGCGGTTTTCTGAATCAAACATCGACCAATTACTGTTACCAACGCGCCGGTTTTGGCGGTCGCCAAGTGGTCTGCTCCTGTGACAAGGACAATTGTAACGGTGCTGGCGCGCTCAACCTGTCCATCGGTGTGATGTTCGCCGCTGCTGCCGCCAGCGGTTGGGCTGTGCTATCACTGCTGAAACGTTCATTGGTTTAA
- the LOC126754139 gene encoding guanine nucleotide exchange factor MSS4 homolog: MTDETQIPEQILNNKNKHSVRCNYCYSLILKPQFGEYVEHEFEMPLMQQKHRKDTEIIETEVLKNFWCIDDIFTFENIGFSNTVDNRKFLICADCEMGPVGYHEIANKKCYIALKRVRHGSEPDAVMEPVTDEEENDV, translated from the exons ATGACGGATGAGACACAAATTCcagaacaaatattaaataataaaaataaacacagtGTACGATGTAATTATTGTTATTCATTAATACTGAAACCACAATTTGGAGAGTATGTTGAGCATGAG TTCGAAATGCCGCTGATGCAGCAAAAACATCGGAAAGACACTGAAATTATTGAAACGGAGGTACTCAAAAACTTCTGGTGTATTGATGATATATTCACCTTCGAGAATATTGGCTTCTCCAATACTGTGGACAACCGTAAATTCTTGATATGTGCCGACTGTGAGATGGGACCGGTGGGTTATCAcgaaatagcaaataaaaaatgttatatagcATTGAAACGTGTTAGACATGGCAGTGAACCAGACGCCGTAATGGAGCCAGTAACCGATGAGGAAGAGAATGATGTATAG
- the LOC126754136 gene encoding coiled-coil domain-containing protein 97, whose amino-acid sequence MTAEVIESQDSDIDSIATLGASNRSDVNTRSPDQRSQIDEICDFLSFNEQIIFKSQQIDDPELLRDEKVKIAREIYRKSAQTFLMRFGSFLDEQHLATFAQIVIANKETNDEIAVLLTDYRNKLHTRKRDVKNRRYAAMQQLISDGEYFSEQEMMKRAPELYQELIGQYLSDAEKKQRDEYDVKNTTFSGILMHTMEQQQMQDVLKLADKQNVKSRQLERAIELHDISGDDTTQSTNSSTDEKIEEKECNTMDDEVPVSFRQQWGNFDNEQVACSTSTNSHQAQKNKREKHKQKQITKVNREQNTDKFITAGERDLLRQEFIGIMHEQFLSGGDKDFDYTQVDDNTQLDDLSQINQDKEDAYFEESDYSDEEGSDIRIEAKENLEAEESDDDLDVFMNHLNKHHSLQK is encoded by the coding sequence ATGACTGCAGAAGTAATCGAATCTCAAGATTCTGATATCGACAGCATAGCTACTCTTGGTGCATCCAACAGAAGTGATGTAAATACACGTTCGCCCGATCAACGAagtcaaattgatgaaatatgtGATTTTCTCAGTTTCAATGAACAAATTATCTTTAAATCGCAACAAATTGATGATCCGGAACTCTTGCGCgacgaaaaagtgaaaattgctCGCGAAATATACAGAAAAAGCGCACAAACCTTTCTGATGCGTTTCGGCAGCTTTTTAGACGAACAACATCTTGCTACATTTGCACAGATTGTTATAGCCAACAAAGAAACCAATGATGAAATTGCAGTGCTTCTTACGGATTATCGCAATAAGTTGCATACTCGCAAGCGGGATGTAAAGAACCGCCGTTACGCAGCTATGCAGCAACTAATTTCGGATGGTGAATATTTCAGTGAGCAAGAAATGATGAAACGCGCTCCGGAACTGTATCAAGAGCTGATTGGACAATATTTAAGTGACGCAGAAAAAAAGCAAAGAGACGAATATGACGTCAAAAACACAACCTTCTCTGGCATATTGATGCATACTATGGAACAACAGCAAATGCAAGACGTGCTCAAATTAGCGGACAAGCAAAATGTCAAAAGCAGACAGTTGGAGCGTGCAATTGAATTGCACGATATTAGTGGAGATGACACAACACAAAGTACAAATAGTAGTACAGACGAGAAAATCGAAGAAAAAGAATGTAACACCATGGATGATGAAGTACCCGTTAGTTTCCGTCAACAATGGGGTAATTTCGATAATGAACAAGTGGCTTGTTCAACCAGTACAAATAGCCATCAAgcacagaaaaataaaagagaaaaacacaaacaaaagcaaataacaaaAGTCAACAGAGAACAAAATACAGATAAATTTATAACAGCGGGCGAACGGGATCTTCTGCGTCAAGAATTTATTGGTATTATGCATGAACAATTCCTCAGTGGTGGTGATAAGGACTTTGATTACACACAGGTGGATGATAATACGCAATTAGATGATCTCAGCCAAATAAATCAAGACAAAGAAGATGCTTATTTCGAAGAGAGCGACTATTCGGATGAAGAAGGCAGTGATATTAGAATAGAAGCAAAGGAAAATCTGGAGGCCGAAGAATCGGACGATGACCTTGATGTGTTTATGAATCATTTAAATAAACACCATAGTTTACAGAAATAG